The sequence below is a genomic window from Thalassomonas haliotis.
TCCTGCACCTCACCTGCCCGGCTCGCGAGCAGCCACAATAAGTCAAATTCCTGTCCGGTGAGTTCCAGCGCTTGCCGGTACAAATGAACCTGGCGAGATGTGCGGCATAAAGTCAACTCGCCGCAACAGACTTCCTGCGCCGGCATTGCCGTTTGCTGCTGATATTGCCACCTGAACATGGCCTTGATTTTTGCCAGCAACACCCTTAAGGCAACGGGTTTTACCACATAGGCATCAGCGCCGACCTCCAGACCGAGCACCTGATCGATATCGCTTGCTTTCGATGACAAAAACAAAAGCTGACCGTTATATTCACGGCGCAACTCCCGGCATAAGGCCAAGCCGCAATGACCCGGCAACAGGACATCCAGGATCACCAGGTCCGGCTGATAATGACTTACCTGATACTGAACATTATCTCCATGAAATTCCTGCAGGACTTCAAAACCTTCAAAGGTTAGCATCTCGGCAACCACCCGGGAGAATTGCCTGTCAGCCTGCACCAGTAAGACTTTTTTAGCCGGCATTTGCCAACGGCAGTTATAAGCAGACTTGCCTGCCAGGCTCCCCGATGTGTTTTGCGGGCTTAAATAAAGATCTGCATCCGGCTTGTTTACCGGGTAAGACTCAAGCAACATGATTTACTCTCACTATTGTTTTTATCATCGCTAATAACGTGCCAGACAGTAAAAGGTTTACTCCAAAGAGCAATAAGCCAAAGAAAAAGGCTTAAACCAGGCACCTTATCTTCTGCAGCCAGTATAAAAGGAGCGGGGTTAAGGCAAGGTTAAGGAGGGTTAGCTGTCGGTGAAATTCAAGAATTAAGCATAAAGGACAGGCAAACATCTCTGTTGCAGCTGCGCTACTGCCAATTTAACAAGCATAAGAAACGGTTATTTAACCCCTTATTTGTTTATGCCGTAAATCCTTTTATATTAAAAAGATCATTTTACGCTTATCTTACCAGTGCGGTGTTAACGGCAAGCAAAGCACAAAACAGGCGCCGCCCAGGTCACTGTCTTCGACATAGGCCCTGCCCTGGTGCCAGTGCATGATTTTTTGGACGATTGCCAGCCCCAAACCAAAACCTCCGGTTTCCCGGCTGCGGCTTATATCTCCCCGGGAGAAGGCATCGAACACCAGAGATTTAAAGTCATCGGCAACCCCGTCACCATTGTCTTCCACCCGGATATAGCAATGCTCATTATCCTTGCTTAGACGGATGCAAATTTCGCCATTGCCATATTTCACCGCATTAACAAGATAATTGTTTACCGCCCGGTCGATAAAATGCCGGTCGCAAACCAGGATTAACTCATCGGTTTGATTGATAAAGCTAAGCTCACCGCTAAAGCAGCTATGTTTTTCCAGCTGCTGGCCGATAATGTCGGCAACGGCATGCGGGGTAAATTCCAATACCGGTTTGTCGTGTTCAAAGGCGGCATACACCAGCATTTCGTTGATAAGTTCATCTAATTCGGTAACATCACTGCTGATCTGGCGAATATATTGACGACATTTTTCCTTGTCTTCGGACTTTTCCAGCATTTGCAAGGCAAACTTGGTGCGTGCCAACGGAGTTCTTAATTCATGGGAGACGGCATTGGTTAGCTCCTTTTGCTCTGCGATCAGCGCCTTGATACGCCCAGCCATCATATTAAACGTTTTAACCACAGGCGCTATGGTGGGGGTAAATGCCGTCGGCGCTTTAATATCCAGATTGCCCTGACCGAATAAACGGGTGGATTTTTGCAGGGCATCGAGATCCCGGGACAGGGGCCATAACCAGAGCAAGATCACCAAGGCAGTGATCAGCAGGAAAAAGATCCGGATAAAGGCTCTTTGTTTTGGCCGGGTCGGTACTTTCACCGGCCCTAAAGTGAGCAAGGTAGCGTGATCGCCGAGTAAATAATAAAGCCGGATACTGGTGTTTTCGTAATACACCACCACCTCTTTGCTGACCAGCATCTCCTGCTGCGCAGCTTTAAAACGACTGCTGGCATTTTTTTCAATCAGGCTCACCGGTAGTTTTAACTTGGTCGTTGCCTGGCTCAGGATTGTCGGCCACTGCTCCTTAGGCCTGTGATTAAGCAGATCGCCCACCGCAAAAAGTACCGATTTATAACCGGTATAGGACTCAATGTCCTGCTCCAGCTCCTGCGCCCAATATTCATCCAGTACCCAGGAAACCCCGGTAAAAGTGAGGATCATCATCAGGTATAGGCTGATAAAAGTACTGCCGAATTTCATTTAAACCTCAAACATTAGCAAAGCTCAGGAACTGACTGAAATTACAGGAAAAAGCATGAAAAATGAAGGGAATACCGGGCTTAATTTACACCAGGCCCGGATTTTCGGTACATTAAGCCCGCTAGCTACACCCAGGCATCGGGCACGAACAGATAACCCTGCCCCCAGATGGTTTTGATCCTGAACGGGGTTTCATTGCTGTCACGCAGTTTTTTTCTTAACCTGGAGATCCTGACATCAATACTACGGTCTAAACCGTCATACGGACGCCCCACCACAGATTTGTAGATATAATCACGGTTTTGTACTTCACCGGCTTTACTGGCCAGCAGCCATAATAAATCAAACTCCTGGCTGGTACAGACAATATTTTCACCGTCCAGGCTCACTTGACGCGAACCTTTATTGATATTCAAACCACCGTAACTCACCGCCGAGCTTTCCTGGGGTTTAAGGGCAAACTGCCCCCGGCGCAACAAGGCATTGATGCGGGCAAGCAACACCCTGGGTTCTACCGGTTTAATAACATAATCATCGGCGCCAATTTCCAGTCCTAACACCTGGTCAAAGTCGGTCCCCTTGGCAGTTAAGATCAAAATAGGCCCGTTATAATTGGGCCTTAGGTCCCGGCAGAGACTAAAACCGTCTTTCCCCGGCAACATCACATCCAGCAGGATCAGATCTGGGGCAAATGAGAGTACGGTTTTCTCCACCGCGTCCCCCCGGTACTCCTGCCTGACATCAAAGCCTTCAGAAATCAGAAATTCACTTACTAAACCAGACAACTGGCGATCATCTTCAACCAATAAAATTTTTTTCACTGACAAAGTATTATCAGACATTCATTTACTCCAACAGTAGCCATCACCGCTACCCTATGCTTGCCAAGACGACCAATAAGCTATTAGAGACCTATCGGCAGACAATAAGTTTCATTCCTAAAACGATAAATAACCCCTAACGCAGGAAATACAACACAATCAAAGCTATTTATGACATTTATTCTAACAAAGCTTCATCTTTGCCAAGGTGGAAATTACAAGTTTTTACCTCTTGATTACATTTAGTTACAAACAGCTGTTGGCAAGGTGTTATTGACTGTTTTAACAACGGCCCCATATCCTGTCGTGTTTTGTCTGATATTTTTACAACAGCTGTTCCAGTTCTCTTATGAAAGGCAAAAAAATCAACTAAGTAGCCGATGTGGCCTGAAATATGCCCTTAACCCCCCTAAGAGAAAAGCCGGTGTGGGCACCACCATCATAACGGACTTTTCTTAGCCGTAACAATCAGGAGTAACTTTATGAAAAATGCCAAGATTTCATCTGTTTTTTTACTCGGTTTAGCTTTTCTCCTCTGCCAGTACAACCTGGTACACGCCAGCGCCCACGGCATGTCGGCCGTAGAGACCAACTTGTTGATTTTATTAGCCGTAACCGTTTCTGTTTTTACCTTGCTCAAACAAGGCAAGAAAAAATAGCACTTTTCCCCGAGATCCCCTTTCGGCCCGGCAACTCTCCAACCTTGCCGGGCTTTTTCTTGCGCTAACGGCCTCTTTTGCTTACCCGGCTAAATCGGTTGGGGTTGATAAGTATTTAATGCTATTATTGCCCGCAATCAGCGACGTCAACCCGGCACCTGTCCGGTGACGGTAAGCAAAATAATAATTTCCACCTTTAAGGTTGTTATCTTCCTATGAAAATAGTCTCTTTTAATATCAATGGCCTGCGGGCAAGACTCCATCAACTGCAAGCATTAATCGACAAGCATCAGCCGGATATTATCGGTTTGCAGGAAATCAAGGTGCATAATGACGCCTTCCCCCTAGAAGCCGTTGAAGCCATGGGTTACCACGTTTATTTTCACGGCCAGAAGGCCCATTACGGCGTGGCAATGTTATGTAAAAAAGAAGCGGATCAGGTTCAGCTGGGTTTTCCTTCAGATGACGAAGACGCACAAAAGCGTATGATCATGGTCACCACCACCAATGATCAGGGTGAAAAGGTGACCGTATTAAACGGCTATTTCCCCCAGGGAGATAACATCAGCCACGAAACCAAGTTCCCCTACAAAAGACAGTTTTACAAAGACCTGATGGGCTACCTCAATGAACACCACCAGCCGGATGAGCACCTGGTAGTCATGGGGGACATTAATATTTCACCGACAGATCTTGATATCGGCATCGGCGAAGTCAACCGCAAGCGCTGGTTAAAAACCGGCAAATGCAGCTTCCAGCCGGAAGAGCGAGAATGGTTGGCAACGTTATTAGACTGGGGCTTTACCGATACCTTCCGCAAATTACATCCGGATACGGGAGAGCAATATTCCTGGTTTGACTATCGCTCAAAAGGTTTTGATGACAACCGCGGCCTACGCATAGACGTGGTACTGGCAACGAAAGAACTGGCAGAGCGCTGTCATGAGTCCGGCATCGATTATGAGCTCAGGGGTATAGAAAAACCCTCAGATCATGCCCCTATCTGGTCAAGCTTCGGGTAGCAACCATGAGTTCGCCACACTATTTATGCCCCATTTGTCGCCTGGCGCTTAGCAGCCGGGACGCGGGGTTTCGTTGCAACAATAACCACCATTTTGATCGGGCGAAAGAAGGTTATGTGAATTTATTGCCGGTGCAACATAAGCATTCCAAAGATCCCGGGGATAACAAAGCCATGGTGCTTGCCCGCCGTGCTTTTCTGGAGCAGGGTTATTACCAGCCGCTGATTGATAAACTCACCAGCTTATATCAAGCACACGGCGATACACATTTACCGGTATTGGATGCCGGCTGCGGTGAAGGCTACTATACCCATCAGCATAAAACCGACAACAACTCGGTTTACGGGGTGGATATCGCAAAAAATGCGGTAAAAATTGCCGCCAAGCGCCATAAAAACTGTCACTTCAGTGTCGGCACCCTGTCTCATTTGCCCTTTGAAGATGTCTTTTTCGGCTGGATATTCTCCATTTATGCGCCGATTTTAGAGCCGGAATTTACCCGGGTATTAAAAAGCGGTGCTTATTTGCTGACGGTGACCCCGGCGGAAGATCATTTATTTGAATTGAAATCGTTGATTTATCGCCAGCCCCAGCAACATGATACCGGCAAAACCCCGATCAAGGCGCTGACACTGATACACGAAGAAAAGTTAAATTACCAGATGGACTTTACCGGCCCTGAGGATGTCATCAACCTGCTGGCGATGACACCTTTTGCCTTTAAGACCAGCGAGGAGTTGCTTGAAAAGATAAAGGCAATGACAAGTTTCAGCTGCCAGGCCGACTTTCATATCCGCCTTTATCAAAAAACGGGGTAAAGCATTATTACCTCCATGTCATCGTGAAATACCGTTCTTCCTGAACATAATCACTCCATTACCTCCATGTAATCGTGAAATACCGTTCTTCCTGAACATAAAAAAGCCGCATATGAAAGTTCATATGCGGCTTTTTATGTTCAGGAATGGGTGAACTAACAACCGGCAATCACCAAGCCACTAGTATTTTTTATGCTGATAGGTCAGGTTGAGCAAACTGGCGAGATCCACATATCTGGGTTTATGGACGGAAAGTTTAATGTCTCCCCCCTGCTCGTTAATCCTGGCAACCCCTTCCCGGTACCATGACGCCAGCGAAGGCGGTAAATGTTTATCGGCTTTCACTCCCAGCATGACCAAGGCCTGTACCGGTATGCTGGCAATAAACAAGCCGTAAACCAGTGCCTGGGGCAATATTGATACCGAGCCAAAAAACACTTGTAATACCACGGAAGTTACCGCTAAAGCGGGAAAATGACGATAAACGAAGCGGCCCACCTGAATGGCCCGATAATCAGCAAAATACTGACCTAGTTCTGCACGTTCCGGCCAGAGTTTCATATATCTCTGACCTAACTTGATTATTTCAACAACACTCATATTCATAAATAACACTATAGCAGGAGTCTGCCGTCAAGACAGTATAATATTGGCCATTTGCCTATATTTGATGGCAATTAATGCCCGACTCTATGTCCCATATCAATACTCTGCTTTAGCTGAAACCTTATAATCCCCCCTAAGTTGTTATTTTATCCAGTAGTATTTATGTCCCAAATTCATGTGCTCGTAATCAATTGCGGCAGTTCATCGGTTAAGTTTTCCATTATCAACACCCGATCTGGAGAAGCCGTTTTAACCGGTTTAGCCGAGCGTTTACTGTCAAACAAGGCAAGCTTTACCTTACATTATCAGCAGCAAAGCGAGCATTTCTCCCTGCAAGCCCCCTATGACCATCAAGCGGCCGTTGCCGCCTTAGTGCAGCAGTTAAGTAAACTTGAGTTGCTTGAGATCCTCAGCGCCGTAGGCCACAGGGTGGTACACGGCGGCGAACAATTTTGTCAGCCTGCGCTGATCACAAAAGAGGTAAAACAGGCAATAGCAGATTTATCCCGGCTGGCGCCGCTGCACAACCCGGCAAACCTTACCGGCATCCATGCCGCAGAAAAAGCCCTGGGACATTTACCGCAAGTTGCCGTCTTTGATACCGCCTTTCACCAGAGTATGCCGAAAAAAGCCTACCTCTATGGCCTGCCCTACGCATTGTATCAGGAGCATGCCATCCGAAAATACGGCTTTCACGGCTCCAGCCATAGCTTTGTTGCCGGGCAGGCAGCAAACTTTATCGGTAAACCGGCCAGCCAGTGCAGCTTTATCAGCGCCCACCTGGGCAATGGCTGCAGCATCACCGCCATACAAGCGGGACAAAGTGTTGATTCGAGCATGGGCTTTACCCCCCTCGAAGGCGTGGTGATGGGCAGCCGCAGCGGCGATGTGGATCCGGGCATTATTTTCCACCTGATCGAACACTTAGCTTATTCCCCCGAGCAGGTACACCAACTGCTAAATAAAGACAGCGGCCTGCTTGGCCTCTCGGGTTTAAGCAACGACTGCCGCGAGCTGGAGCAGGCAGCATTTCAACAAGGCAATCACAGGGCAAAACTTGCCCTGGAAATTTTCTGTTACCGTATCGCCAAATATATCGCCGCCCTTTGTGCCGGTTTAACCAGCCTGGACGGTTTAATCTTTACCGGCGGCATAGGTGAAAACTCCAGCTATGTGCGCGAGCAGATCATAAACCAGCTCAGCCTGCTTAATTTCCACCTTGATCAGGACAAAAACCGGGAAACCCGCTTTGGTAAAAGTGATGATATCTCAACCCCGTCATCAAGATATGCCCTGGTGATCCCCACCAATGAAGAAGGGGTGATCGCATCCCAAAGTGTTCAAGTGCTACAGGAGGCTATATAATGTCTTACCGGATTATGTTAGTGCCTGTCGGTTTTGGCGTCGGCCTGACCAGCGTCGCTCTTGGCCTGCTGCACGCCTGCCAGCAAAAAGGTATCAAGGCCGGTCATTTTAAACCTATCAGCCAGCCGGCAAGAAATGTACTGAAACATCCGAAAAACGGCGAAACAGAACACCTGGAATTCAGCCATGCCATCCCGCTGGCCAGTGTCGAAGAAAAAATCGCCGACGGCCTGCATGATGTGGTGCTCGAAGAGATAGTCGCCAACTTTAATGCCTTTAGCGACGGCGATGAGGTAATGATCATCGAAGGTTTGATCCCCACGACCCGCCAACCTTATGCCGGACGCATCAACCATGATGTCGCCCAGGCACTGGGGGCAGATATCGTTCTGGTGGCCAACCCGCAAAACGATGATATTGCCCGGTTTGAAGACCGCCTGGAAGTCAGCGCCGACACTTATGGCGGCATCAAAAACAAACGTTTAATCGGCTGTATTTTAAATAAGGTCAACTCTCCGGATCAGGACGAGCACGGACTACTGCCCCGGGAAAGTGAAATCAGCCCTAAACAAGACCTGCATGCTTTTATCAATTTATCCCTGTTTAACAACCGCTACTTCGACTTACTCGGGCTGGTGCCCTGGCAGGTCGACCTGGTTGCCCCAAGGGTAAAGGATATCTGCCATTATCTCGATGCCAAGGTACTTAATGAAGGAGACATGCAGCACAGGCGTATCCGCAGTGTTACTTTCTGTGCCCGCAGTGTCGACAACCTGGTAAGCCATTTAATTCCCGGCCGGTTAATTGTCACCCCGGGGGACAGAACCGATATTATTATCGCCACCTGTTTATCTTCCCTGAACGGCACTAAGGTCGGCGCCCTGTTGCTCACCAATGGCTTTGAGCCCAATGACGAAGTATTAAGCTTATGCCGCCAGGCACTGGACGCTGGCCTGCCGATTTTATCTGTGCCATGGGATACCTGGCAAACCTCGCGGCATTTAATGAACTTTAACCCGGAAGTGCCCAAAGACGACGGCCAGCGCCATGACAGGGTCAAGCAATATGTCGCGGATCACCTCAATGTCGACTGGTTGAAACGCCTGTCGGAAAAAGCGTCCCAGGTAAACCCGCTGTCGCCGCCGGCATTCAGGCACCAGCTGACAGAGCTTGCCCGCAATGCCAACAAGCTGATCATCTTGCCCGAAGGCACGGATGTCAGGACCATCAAAGCGGCGGCAATATGCGCCAGGCGGAAAATTGCCCGCTGCCAACTGCTCGGCAACTTTGATGAAATCAGCCGCATCGCCGATCAGCAAGGCATAGATCTGCCCCCCGGCTTACTGATCACAGATCCCGAGACCATCCGGGAAAATTATGTCGCTCCCCTGGTTGAGATGAGAAAACACAAAGGCCTGACAGCAGTGGTGGCACGGGAAGAGTTAAAAGATAATGTCGTACTGGCCACCATGATGTTGCAGCTGGGGCAGGTAGACGGTTTAGTTTCAGGGGCCGTCAATACCACAGCCAACACTATCCGCCCGGCGCTGCAGCTGATCAAAACCGCCCCCGGCAGCTCACTGGTATCGTCTGTTTTCTTTATGCTGCTGCCGGATCAGGTGCTGGTATACGGCGATTGCGCCATTAACCCCGAGCCCGATGCCGAGCAACTGGCAGATATTGCCATACAGTCGGCAGACTCAGCCGCCCAGTTTGGCATTAGCCCTAAAGTGGCCATGATAAGCTACAGCACAGGTACCTCGGGACACGGCGCCGATGTCGAAAAAGTCGCCAAGGCCACCCGCTTAGCACAGGAAAAACGCCCGGACCTGGTGATTGACGGTCCGCTGCAATATGACGCGGCAATTATGGAAAATGTTGCCCGTAAAAAAGCCCCCGACAGCCCGGTGGCAGGTAAGGCCACGGTCTTTATCTTCCCGGATCTCAATACCGGCAACACCACCTACAAAGCGGTGCAGAGATCGGCAGATCTGGTCAGTATCGGTCCTATGCTCCAGGGCATGAATAAACCGGTTAATGACCTTTCAAGGGGCGCCCTGGTAGATGATATTGTCTACACCATAGCCTTAACCGCCATTCAGGTAAAATAAGCTCAGCCGCTTATGCTGATAAACCTTGTCCTGGTAAGCTTCACCGGATAAAGATTAACAGGACAAGAACAAGTGCCGCTATGCCCTTAAGCCGGCGTTGATATTTCTTTTATTGGCAAGACGAGAAAAAGTGAGATACGGCAAGCGACTACGCCGGTGAAAATTAGACAAAAACGTTTTAAAGATAAATTCAAGCCTAATTCGCTATTAGTCCTTTATTTTTATATGTTTTGTATTTATCAGTAAAAACACAACAATGAGTCAAAAAACGTACCGATATTTTTATCTAGATTTTACAACAACATAA
It includes:
- a CDS encoding winged helix-turn-helix domain-containing protein is translated as MLLESYPVNKPDADLYLSPQNTSGSLAGKSAYNCRWQMPAKKVLLVQADRQFSRVVAEMLTFEGFEVLQEFHGDNVQYQVSHYQPDLVILDVLLPGHCGLALCRELRREYNGQLLFLSSKASDIDQVLGLEVGADAYVVKPVALRVLLAKIKAMFRWQYQQQTAMPAQEVCCGELTLCRTSRQVHLYRQALELTGQEFDLLWLLASRAGEVQDRNVIYQLVAGRDYDGLDRSIDVRVSRLRKKLHDDLKRPFRIKTVRGQGYLLVPDAWN
- a CDS encoding ATP-binding protein, which produces MKFGSTFISLYLMMILTFTGVSWVLDEYWAQELEQDIESYTGYKSVLFAVGDLLNHRPKEQWPTILSQATTKLKLPVSLIEKNASSRFKAAQQEMLVSKEVVVYYENTSIRLYYLLGDHATLLTLGPVKVPTRPKQRAFIRIFFLLITALVILLWLWPLSRDLDALQKSTRLFGQGNLDIKAPTAFTPTIAPVVKTFNMMAGRIKALIAEQKELTNAVSHELRTPLARTKFALQMLEKSEDKEKCRQYIRQISSDVTELDELINEMLVYAAFEHDKPVLEFTPHAVADIIGQQLEKHSCFSGELSFINQTDELILVCDRHFIDRAVNNYLVNAVKYGNGEICIRLSKDNEHCYIRVEDNGDGVADDFKSLVFDAFSRGDISRSRETGGFGLGLAIVQKIMHWHQGRAYVEDSDLGGACFVLCLPLTPHW
- a CDS encoding response regulator, whose translation is MKKILLVEDDRQLSGLVSEFLISEGFDVRQEYRGDAVEKTVLSFAPDLILLDVMLPGKDGFSLCRDLRPNYNGPILILTAKGTDFDQVLGLEIGADDYVIKPVEPRVLLARINALLRRGQFALKPQESSAVSYGGLNINKGSRQVSLDGENIVCTSQEFDLLWLLASKAGEVQNRDYIYKSVVGRPYDGLDRSIDVRISRLRKKLRDSNETPFRIKTIWGQGYLFVPDAWV
- the xthA gene encoding exodeoxyribonuclease III, with the protein product MKIVSFNINGLRARLHQLQALIDKHQPDIIGLQEIKVHNDAFPLEAVEAMGYHVYFHGQKAHYGVAMLCKKEADQVQLGFPSDDEDAQKRMIMVTTTNDQGEKVTVLNGYFPQGDNISHETKFPYKRQFYKDLMGYLNEHHQPDEHLVVMGDINISPTDLDIGIGEVNRKRWLKTGKCSFQPEEREWLATLLDWGFTDTFRKLHPDTGEQYSWFDYRSKGFDDNRGLRIDVVLATKELAERCHESGIDYELRGIEKPSDHAPIWSSFG
- the rlmA gene encoding 23S rRNA (guanine(745)-N(1))-methyltransferase, whose translation is MSSPHYLCPICRLALSSRDAGFRCNNNHHFDRAKEGYVNLLPVQHKHSKDPGDNKAMVLARRAFLEQGYYQPLIDKLTSLYQAHGDTHLPVLDAGCGEGYYTHQHKTDNNSVYGVDIAKNAVKIAAKRHKNCHFSVGTLSHLPFEDVFFGWIFSIYAPILEPEFTRVLKSGAYLLTVTPAEDHLFELKSLIYRQPQQHDTGKTPIKALTLIHEEKLNYQMDFTGPEDVINLLAMTPFAFKTSEELLEKIKAMTSFSCQADFHIRLYQKTG
- the yfbV gene encoding terminus macrodomain insulation protein YfbV — encoded protein: MKLWPERAELGQYFADYRAIQVGRFVYRHFPALAVTSVVLQVFFGSVSILPQALVYGLFIASIPVQALVMLGVKADKHLPPSLASWYREGVARINEQGGDIKLSVHKPRYVDLASLLNLTYQHKKY
- a CDS encoding acetate kinase, whose protein sequence is MSQIHVLVINCGSSSVKFSIINTRSGEAVLTGLAERLLSNKASFTLHYQQQSEHFSLQAPYDHQAAVAALVQQLSKLELLEILSAVGHRVVHGGEQFCQPALITKEVKQAIADLSRLAPLHNPANLTGIHAAEKALGHLPQVAVFDTAFHQSMPKKAYLYGLPYALYQEHAIRKYGFHGSSHSFVAGQAANFIGKPASQCSFISAHLGNGCSITAIQAGQSVDSSMGFTPLEGVVMGSRSGDVDPGIIFHLIEHLAYSPEQVHQLLNKDSGLLGLSGLSNDCRELEQAAFQQGNHRAKLALEIFCYRIAKYIAALCAGLTSLDGLIFTGGIGENSSYVREQIINQLSLLNFHLDQDKNRETRFGKSDDISTPSSRYALVIPTNEEGVIASQSVQVLQEAI
- the pta gene encoding phosphate acetyltransferase — encoded protein: MSYRIMLVPVGFGVGLTSVALGLLHACQQKGIKAGHFKPISQPARNVLKHPKNGETEHLEFSHAIPLASVEEKIADGLHDVVLEEIVANFNAFSDGDEVMIIEGLIPTTRQPYAGRINHDVAQALGADIVLVANPQNDDIARFEDRLEVSADTYGGIKNKRLIGCILNKVNSPDQDEHGLLPRESEISPKQDLHAFINLSLFNNRYFDLLGLVPWQVDLVAPRVKDICHYLDAKVLNEGDMQHRRIRSVTFCARSVDNLVSHLIPGRLIVTPGDRTDIIIATCLSSLNGTKVGALLLTNGFEPNDEVLSLCRQALDAGLPILSVPWDTWQTSRHLMNFNPEVPKDDGQRHDRVKQYVADHLNVDWLKRLSEKASQVNPLSPPAFRHQLTELARNANKLIILPEGTDVRTIKAAAICARRKIARCQLLGNFDEISRIADQQGIDLPPGLLITDPETIRENYVAPLVEMRKHKGLTAVVAREELKDNVVLATMMLQLGQVDGLVSGAVNTTANTIRPALQLIKTAPGSSLVSSVFFMLLPDQVLVYGDCAINPEPDAEQLADIAIQSADSAAQFGISPKVAMISYSTGTSGHGADVEKVAKATRLAQEKRPDLVIDGPLQYDAAIMENVARKKAPDSPVAGKATVFIFPDLNTGNTTYKAVQRSADLVSIGPMLQGMNKPVNDLSRGALVDDIVYTIALTAIQVK